In one window of Aphidius gifuensis isolate YNYX2018 linkage group LG4, ASM1490517v1, whole genome shotgun sequence DNA:
- the LOC122855559 gene encoding head-specific guanylate cyclase, protein MACPFSRGFEKNNSSDDTADGGSCDRKNDRFKPTRQSSVLITSSLLGEEIDDQEDTQTLNLKHLRAAVLILTNPSNEVMAVALSGILNQDDIPVTTMTSLEKLLYNVDNDENYNLLEDIYETLNYDCDIDVNTFLDNLGQELISTACVGLLERAFRCLGNNLTALLTTLDGVNDVVQHQSGFDTEAEFVCIATPEALELHFTTDHPSIAYLLVGSLKGIARRFYHDNADVYILPDPYNTKFFRYRITPERYEQLLPCDDEFDIMTEAFHSLSTEAADLRMGVASFCKAFPWHFVVDRKLEIVQLGVAFMRIFGQHLNNHGRDISTYFIFTRPRGVTLSFHEILKRANTPFVLGLQKPPGADKFPAEGLELKGQMVHCPESDSILFVSSPFLNGLEGLTGRGLFISDIPLHDATRDVILVGEQARAQDGLRRRMDKLKSSIEEANCAVDAEREKNVSLLHLIFPPDIAKRLWLGETIEAKNYSNVTMLFSDIVGFTAICSTATPMMVINMLQNLYERFDQYCGQLDVYKVETIGDAYCVACGLHRNTNTHAQQIAWMGLKMIQTCCQHLTHEGKPIKMRIGIHTGMVLAGVVGKKMPRYCLFGHNVTIANKFESTSEPLRVNISPTTYDHLMQTPGFVLEERTKDNLPKELPANTEGTCHFLNNYHHPDVDENELLDVHIQAAVTEFGISGSL, encoded by the exons ATGGCATGTCCATTTTCACgtggttttgaaaaaaataatagcagTGATGATACAGCTGATGGAGGCAGTtgtgatagaaaaaatgatagatTCAAACCAACAAGACAATCATCAGTGCTGATAACATCATCACTGCTAGGAGAAGAGATCGACGATCAGGAAGACACACAAACTCTCAATTTGAAACATTTACGAGCTGCTGTACTTATACTAACAAATCCATcg AATGAAGTTATGGCTGTGGCTTTGAGTGGAATATTAAATCAAGATGATATACCAGTAACAACAATGACATCAct ggAAAAGTTACTTTACAATGTCGATAACGATGAAAACTACAATTTACTTGAAGATATTTATGAGACACTCAATTACGATTGTG ACATTGATGTTAATACATTCCTGGATAATTTGGGACAAGAATTAATATCAACAGCTTGTGTTGGTTTACTCGAACGTGCATTTAGATGTCTTGGAAATAATTTGACAGCATTATTAACAACCCTTGACGGTGTCAATGATGTTGTTCAACATCAATCAGGTTTTGATACTGAAGCTGAATTTGTCTGTATAGCAACACCAGAAGCACTAGAATTACATTTCACAACTGACCATCCATCAATTGCTTATTTACTTGTTGGTAGTCTCAAAGGTATTGCAAGACGTTTCTATCATGACAATGCTGATGTCTATATACTACCAGATCCTTACAATACTAAATTTTtcag ATATCGAATAACACCAGAAAGATATGAACAACTGCTACCATgtgatgatgaatttgataTTATGACAGAAGCATTTCATTCATTGTCAACTGAAGCAGCAGATTTACGTATGGGAGTTGCTAGTTTTTGTAAAGCATTTCCATGgcattttgttgttgatagaAAACTTGAAATAGTACAACTTGGTGTTGCATTTATGCGTATATTTGgacaacatttaaataatcatggACGTGACATAtcaacatattttatatttacaagacCACGTGGTGTTACACTGTCATttcatgaaatattaaaacgtGCGAATACACCATTTGTACTTGGTCTACAAAAGCCACCAGGTGCTGATAAATTTCCAGCTGag GGTTTGGAATTGAAAGGACAAATGGTACACTGTCCAGAATCTGATTCAATACTTTTTGTAAGTTCACCATTTCTTAATGGACTTGAGGGTCTTACTGGACGAGGATTATTTATATCAGATATTCCACTTCATGATGCAACACGAGATGTTATTCTTGTTGGTGAACAAGCACGAGCACAG GATGGTTTGAGAAGACGTatggataaattgaaaagttCTATTGAAGAAGCAAATTGTGCTGTTGATgcagaaagagaaaaaaatgtcagtctgttacatttaatatttccaCCTGATATTGCTAAACGACTCTGGcttg GTGAAACAATTGAggctaaaaattattcaaatgttACAATGCTGTTTAGTGATATTGTTGGGTTTACAGCAATTTGCTCAACAGCAACACCAATGATGGTCATTAATATGCTACAAAATCTTTACGAACGTTTTGATCAATACTGCGGACAATTGGATGTTTAtaag gtgGAAACGATTGGTGATGCCTACTGTGTTGCATGTGGTTTACATAGAAATACTAACACTCATGCACAACAAATTGCATGGATGGGTTTGAAAATGATACAAACTTGTTGTCAACATTTAACGCACGAAGGAAAACCCATAAAG ATGAGAATTGGAATTCACACGGGTATGGTACTAGCTGGTgttgttggtaaaaaaatGCCGAGATACTGTTTGTTCGGCCACAATGTTACGATTGCCAATAAATTTGAATCGACAAGTGAACCACTGCGTGTTAACATCAGTCCAACAACATACGA ccATTTGATGCAAACACCCGGATTTGTATTGGAAGAACGaacaaaagataatttacCAAAAGAATTACCAGCAAATACAGAAGGTACCTgtcattttctaaataattatcatcatccaGATGTCGATGAAAATGAACTACTTGATGTTCATATTCAAGCGGCTGTTACGGAATTTGGAATATCCGGCAGTTTgtag